One window from the genome of Gimesia aquarii encodes:
- a CDS encoding DUF6597 domain-containing transcriptional factor: MDYIQERYKEQLPAKALRPYVDCFWSSLAPAHIAPVTRRILPDGCIDFIFDLSPSSSCEGKVVGTMTRPLLFQITDSVCLVAVRFRPGGAVPFLNFAADEVTDLQCELPREWRMTRLADRLRNETTLSGRIHQLESALLDRLAETLPVDKRVQIAVSMIEQGHKRIGAIANEVGTSRQHLNRLFRQHVGVGAKCFGRIVRLQQLLAHVETAKQANWSFAALNVGYYDQAHMVTECRSLTGLTPTELAAR, translated from the coding sequence ATGGACTACATACAAGAAAGATATAAAGAACAATTGCCCGCAAAAGCTTTACGTCCTTACGTCGATTGCTTTTGGAGTTCACTAGCTCCCGCTCATATCGCACCTGTTACGCGTCGCATTCTGCCCGATGGTTGTATCGACTTTATCTTCGACTTATCGCCGAGTAGCAGTTGTGAAGGAAAAGTCGTTGGGACGATGACCAGGCCACTGCTGTTCCAGATTACAGACTCTGTTTGTTTAGTCGCAGTACGATTTCGACCTGGAGGAGCTGTTCCATTTCTCAATTTTGCTGCAGATGAGGTCACCGATTTGCAATGCGAACTCCCCCGAGAGTGGCGGATGACCAGGCTGGCCGACCGGCTCCGCAATGAGACTACGCTCTCGGGTAGGATTCATCAACTTGAATCCGCCTTGCTCGACCGTTTAGCAGAAACTTTACCTGTAGATAAACGAGTTCAAATTGCTGTTTCGATGATTGAGCAAGGGCATAAACGTATCGGAGCGATTGCCAACGAGGTCGGCACGAGTCGACAGCATCTTAATCGACTATTTCGACAGCATGTGGGAGTGGGAGCGAAATGCTTTGGACGCATCGTTCGTTTGCAGCAATTGCTTGCTCATGTCGAAACTGCTAAGCAAGCAAATTGGTCATTTGCTGCGTTGAACGTTGGCTACTATGACCAGGCCCATATGGTCACCGAATGCCGCAGTTTAACCGGCTTAACACCAACTGAATTAGCTGCTCGCTGA
- a CDS encoding sugar phosphate isomerase/epimerase family protein gives MITSNLLSRRQFVLIAATAAVSGPSLVRGAEHKDGYLNGRLYKTLKIGMVRSGKTLEEKFAIAKEAGFDGIELNCPGIDVAEVRAAIKATGLPVDGSVNAGHWNVRHTDPDPAVRAKALASLQEALRQTHAVGGNSVLLVVGRGSDGPEEEIWKRSVENISKAVPLAAELGIHILVENVWNQFCYDHDGDHTQTADKFVKYIDEFDSPWVGMQFDIGNHWKYGSMGDWIRQLNKRIVKLDLKGFSREMSKFTKIGAGDLDWADVRKALAEIKYSGWAAAEVAGGDLERLKEISANMDRVFGLKTQS, from the coding sequence ATGATTACATCAAATTTACTTTCTCGTCGCCAGTTTGTACTGATAGCGGCAACAGCTGCTGTTTCCGGCCCATCGCTTGTACGAGGGGCGGAGCATAAAGATGGCTATCTCAATGGTCGCCTGTATAAGACTCTCAAGATTGGGATGGTTCGATCTGGTAAAACACTCGAAGAAAAATTTGCGATTGCAAAGGAAGCCGGGTTCGACGGGATCGAATTAAATTGTCCGGGAATCGACGTCGCAGAAGTGCGAGCCGCCATCAAAGCGACGGGACTTCCAGTAGACGGGTCGGTCAATGCCGGGCACTGGAATGTTCGCCACACAGATCCAGATCCTGCAGTGCGTGCAAAAGCACTGGCCAGTTTGCAGGAAGCCCTTCGCCAGACTCATGCCGTCGGTGGGAACTCAGTTCTGCTTGTCGTGGGCCGAGGAAGCGATGGTCCCGAAGAAGAAATCTGGAAGCGATCAGTCGAGAATATCTCAAAGGCAGTGCCGCTGGCAGCAGAACTCGGCATTCATATCCTGGTCGAAAATGTCTGGAACCAGTTCTGCTATGACCACGACGGTGACCACACTCAGACTGCGGACAAGTTTGTGAAGTACATTGACGAATTCGATTCTCCCTGGGTTGGCATGCAGTTCGACATTGGGAATCACTGGAAGTATGGCAGCATGGGTGACTGGATTCGCCAGCTCAATAAACGGATCGTCAAGCTTGACCTGAAAGGCTTCTCTCGCGAAATGAGCAAGTTTACAAAGATCGGCGCAGGCGATCTGGACTGGGCCGATGTTCGAAAGGCGCTTGCAGAGATCAAATACTCCGGCTGGGCGGCAGCGGAAGTAGCCGGCGGCGATCTTGAGCGTCTGAAAGAAATCTCCGCCAACATGGATCGCGTCTTTGGCCTCAAGACACAATCCTGA
- a CDS encoding sulfotransferase: MTQTSKIILGMGTGRCGTLSLAEILNGQPNTHVTHEEAPLLPWDHEPNSGIIAKRFARMRRKRNAEFVGDIASFYLPYVDEIIETEPDVRIICLKRDKDSVVKSFCRWLDQVHPLPTNHWAKELPPGWHYEPNWSRIFPKYNIQSREAGIARYWDEYNERAETLAKEFPDQLRIVDVEQLNDEAGIRELLTFVGIPKDQQVNHAGLHTHKSSKTLTQKAAPRASAHPMDPKKCVVLVPYSGSIVPQCEQSLKELERRGYVVRRIRGYAAIDQGRNQLATNALKDGFEETMWIDSDIGFFPDAIEKLRKHNLPISCGIYPKKGKRELACHVLPGTPKMVFGNGGGLIEILYAGTGFLHIRREVYRKIQEELKLPMCNERFGETMIPFFHPMLYQRDDGYDYLAEDYSFCQRARACGYQIMADTTVRLWHVGTYAYGWEDAGKEPERFGSFTLNFNQ; this comes from the coding sequence ATGACGCAAACATCCAAGATCATCCTCGGTATGGGAACAGGCCGGTGCGGAACACTTTCTCTGGCAGAAATTCTAAACGGCCAGCCAAACACGCATGTCACGCATGAAGAGGCTCCTTTGTTACCGTGGGACCATGAACCGAATAGTGGAATCATCGCCAAGAGATTTGCCCGTATGCGACGGAAACGGAATGCGGAGTTTGTAGGGGATATTGCTTCGTTTTACCTGCCGTATGTAGATGAGATTATAGAAACAGAACCAGATGTTCGGATTATCTGTCTGAAACGAGATAAGGATTCTGTTGTTAAAAGTTTCTGTCGCTGGCTTGATCAGGTGCATCCACTTCCCACCAATCATTGGGCGAAAGAACTGCCACCGGGCTGGCATTATGAGCCGAACTGGTCACGCATTTTTCCCAAGTATAACATCCAAAGTCGGGAAGCAGGCATCGCCCGTTACTGGGATGAGTACAACGAGCGAGCAGAAACACTCGCTAAAGAATTTCCTGATCAACTGAGAATTGTGGATGTGGAACAACTGAACGATGAAGCAGGGATTCGCGAATTGCTGACCTTCGTGGGAATCCCAAAAGACCAGCAGGTTAATCATGCGGGATTACATACACACAAATCAAGCAAGACTCTCACTCAAAAAGCAGCCCCCCGTGCCTCGGCTCATCCGATGGACCCCAAAAAGTGTGTTGTATTGGTTCCTTATTCTGGCAGTATCGTTCCACAGTGTGAACAGTCCCTCAAAGAATTGGAACGTCGAGGATATGTAGTACGTCGTATCAGAGGTTACGCAGCCATTGATCAGGGGCGCAATCAACTGGCAACCAATGCGTTAAAAGATGGCTTTGAAGAGACGATGTGGATTGATTCTGACATCGGCTTCTTTCCCGATGCCATTGAAAAACTGAGAAAGCACAATCTGCCGATTTCCTGTGGTATCTATCCCAAAAAAGGCAAGCGGGAATTGGCCTGTCATGTATTGCCAGGCACACCGAAGATGGTGTTCGGTAATGGTGGGGGGCTGATTGAGATCTTATATGCGGGAACCGGCTTTCTGCATATCCGCCGGGAGGTTTACCGAAAGATTCAGGAAGAATTGAAACTTCCCATGTGTAACGAACGCTTCGGCGAGACAATGATTCCTTTTTTTCATCCGATGCTCTATCAGCGTGACGATGGCTATGACTATCTGGCGGAAGATTATTCCTTCTGCCAGCGCGCCCGCGCCTGTGGCTATCAGATCATGGCAGACACCACCGTCCGACTCTGGCACGTTGGTACCTACGCCTACGGCTGGGAAGACGCTGGCAAAGAACCAGAGCGCTTCGGCTCTTTTACACTGAATTTTAATCAGTAG
- a CDS encoding carboxypeptidase regulatory-like domain-containing protein codes for MNFPLSLLKMRIQTFYQFLLIALIGVGISGCSGGSETPKVFSELVTAKGKITLDDAPLSAATITFIPQEGEADIRMASAITDNSGIFELITPIANVSPEETKGIAPGNYKVIISKVLMPDGSVVPPETTEADAMAEGAKESLPAKYSNFENTKLTVEVEQSTDPNLTYDFELKSK; via the coding sequence ATGAATTTTCCATTATCACTGTTAAAAATGCGAATACAAACCTTCTATCAGTTTCTTCTCATTGCCTTGATCGGCGTAGGTATTTCAGGTTGTAGTGGAGGTTCAGAGACTCCGAAGGTCTTTTCTGAACTCGTCACCGCTAAGGGAAAAATCACATTAGATGATGCGCCATTGTCTGCCGCTACCATCACATTTATCCCTCAAGAGGGAGAAGCAGACATTCGGATGGCATCTGCCATCACAGACAACTCAGGTATTTTTGAATTAATTACGCCCATTGCCAATGTGAGTCCTGAGGAAACAAAGGGAATCGCTCCGGGTAACTACAAAGTCATCATCAGCAAAGTATTGATGCCAGACGGATCTGTTGTACCTCCTGAAACCACAGAAGCAGATGCCATGGCAGAAGGAGCCAAAGAATCATTGCCTGCCAAATATAGTAATTTTGAAAACACGAAGTTAACTGTAGAAGTGGAACAAAGTACCGATCCGAATCTGACTTATGATTTCGAATTAAAATCAAAGTAA
- a CDS encoding PEP/pyruvate-binding domain-containing protein: MASRYTCPLSELNSSHVFEAGGKGASLGELMCAKAPVPPGFVVTSFAFQKFISQGDLKQIIVDTIQTLNAGKIDLAQANQQIHSALEVAAIPDEVIEAINKAEQTLQAGRVSVRSSATCEDSATSAWAGQLETFLDVTPDKIVENIRSCWLSLFSQSALSYGATHGYAAGQISVAVVVQKMIASEISGIGFSVHPVTQEPDIQLIEACLGLGEAIVSGRIVPDQFVVARHSNEILESIVGDQKEALWMGSDHSKPKWQDLDGRGTKPKITSQQVIEYSKILARLHDHYGHPIDTEWAIEDGAFQILQARPITTLANEYDQTLIDESQEWQFLVRRPFFLLAATVLPFWLDSKHADKTLGTHLNETLLIQDDTGLFNLFYAKKSLDAYMEHIGNLLQNERAHLIEILKHALGLYDQGYARIDRGLEGFDSLQEIEDFFADIAQHTTVFPAWVLIYIESNQIQDPEVQALSEEIRSHTFYPVIERRILEPLAIKTAKTLGFSKPERACELIVWSELKNGLVTRDLLESRLAAVEAGDRSIFQVIEDQETFHLVSQTGYLLTRLAKQRQLQPASHSHELTGQVAWPGVFRGRAHVVLSLDAMGQTMEPDEVLVSIQSSPALMPLLERCGAIVTDDGGIACHAAILARELRKPALIGTQQATRKIKTGDLIEVDTYHQVVRILEHDQSS; this comes from the coding sequence ATGGCAAGTCGATATACCTGTCCGTTATCTGAACTGAATTCCTCTCATGTTTTTGAGGCAGGCGGGAAAGGTGCTTCGTTGGGTGAGCTGATGTGTGCCAAGGCCCCTGTCCCTCCCGGTTTTGTAGTAACCAGTTTTGCGTTTCAGAAGTTCATTTCTCAGGGCGATCTGAAACAAATTATCGTTGATACCATTCAAACTCTGAATGCAGGAAAGATTGATTTAGCTCAAGCGAATCAACAGATTCACTCCGCCCTTGAAGTTGCAGCGATTCCTGACGAAGTAATTGAAGCAATTAACAAAGCGGAGCAAACGCTTCAGGCAGGTCGAGTTTCTGTGCGTTCCAGCGCCACCTGTGAGGATAGCGCTACCAGTGCCTGGGCTGGACAATTAGAAACGTTTTTAGACGTCACGCCTGACAAGATCGTAGAGAACATCCGAAGTTGCTGGCTTTCTCTGTTTAGTCAATCGGCTTTGTCGTATGGTGCCACTCATGGATATGCAGCGGGGCAAATTTCTGTGGCCGTCGTCGTTCAAAAAATGATCGCCAGTGAAATTTCCGGTATTGGATTTTCAGTGCATCCTGTCACACAAGAGCCGGACATTCAATTGATCGAGGCCTGTTTGGGGCTGGGAGAAGCCATCGTTTCCGGGAGAATTGTCCCAGACCAGTTTGTGGTTGCGCGTCATTCAAATGAAATCCTCGAATCCATTGTCGGTGATCAGAAAGAGGCTTTGTGGATGGGGAGCGATCATTCAAAACCGAAATGGCAGGACCTGGATGGTCGAGGAACAAAGCCGAAAATCACCAGCCAGCAAGTGATCGAATATTCAAAGATACTGGCTCGCTTGCACGATCATTACGGGCATCCCATCGATACGGAATGGGCGATTGAAGATGGTGCGTTTCAGATATTGCAGGCACGGCCCATTACCACTCTGGCGAATGAATATGATCAAACACTGATTGATGAGTCCCAGGAATGGCAATTTCTTGTTCGTCGCCCGTTTTTTTTGCTGGCGGCGACAGTCCTACCCTTTTGGCTTGATTCAAAACATGCTGACAAAACCTTAGGTACACATTTGAACGAAACATTGTTAATTCAGGATGATACGGGACTGTTCAATCTCTTTTATGCGAAAAAGTCACTCGATGCCTATATGGAGCACATCGGCAATCTGTTACAAAATGAGCGGGCTCATCTGATCGAGATTTTAAAGCATGCATTAGGCCTCTACGACCAGGGGTATGCACGAATTGATCGAGGGCTTGAAGGATTTGACAGTTTGCAGGAGATTGAAGATTTTTTTGCCGATATCGCTCAGCACACGACGGTCTTTCCTGCCTGGGTTTTGATCTACATCGAATCAAACCAAATTCAAGATCCCGAGGTGCAAGCGCTTTCAGAGGAGATTCGCTCGCATACGTTCTACCCGGTGATCGAGCGAAGAATCCTCGAACCGTTGGCGATCAAAACTGCGAAAACGCTTGGTTTTTCCAAACCTGAACGGGCTTGCGAGCTGATCGTCTGGAGTGAGCTGAAAAACGGATTAGTGACGCGGGATTTATTAGAGTCTCGTTTAGCCGCCGTCGAGGCGGGCGATCGATCTATTTTTCAAGTCATTGAAGATCAGGAGACATTTCATCTCGTCTCACAAACAGGTTACTTACTGACACGACTGGCAAAACAAAGGCAGCTCCAGCCTGCGAGTCATTCCCATGAGTTAACAGGTCAGGTGGCCTGGCCAGGGGTTTTTCGAGGACGTGCCCACGTAGTTCTGAGCTTGGACGCAATGGGACAGACAATGGAACCCGATGAAGTTTTAGTTTCAATTCAATCCAGTCCGGCATTGATGCCTTTGTTAGAGCGGTGTGGGGCCATTGTGACCGATGATGGTGGGATTGCCTGTCATGCGGCGATTCTGGCTCGTGAGTTACGGAAACCAGCCTTAATCGGGACACAACAGGCAACCAGGAAAATCAAAACAGGCGATTTGATCGAAGTCGACACGTATCATCAAGTCGTTCGCATTCTTGAACACGATCAGTCATCTTAA
- a CDS encoding DUF1559 family PulG-like putative transporter: MKIYSKGIAVFLILLLIVLGAYYQFTKRPDYPTKWRSEGTQLGKLSQISMALDLYSQKYGTLPPAYTVDKEGNRLHSWRTLLLPYYGEPYKSLYEKIDLSKPWNSPENSKISTDIYYVGKDRWNPKGASHLAIVGPESAWNNLKFKNTENGGEKNNSFLLIVEIENSEIHWSEPQDLELDQIEESKTRKPLIKGVGIKFKNGRLIIEETYHFLDLKELKKQATFKKTILKPSQKNRLDREKNVPEQQNIEVL; this comes from the coding sequence ATGAAAATATACTCAAAAGGGATAGCAGTATTCTTAATACTGTTATTGATAGTTTTGGGGGCATACTACCAATTTACAAAAAGACCGGATTACCCGACTAAATGGCGTAGTGAAGGAACGCAGCTTGGTAAACTATCCCAGATCAGTATGGCATTGGACCTCTATAGCCAGAAATATGGAACATTACCTCCTGCTTATACCGTTGATAAGGAGGGGAATAGACTGCACAGCTGGAGAACACTTCTTTTGCCATATTACGGTGAACCATACAAATCTCTCTATGAAAAAATTGACCTCTCAAAGCCATGGAACAGTCCGGAAAATTCAAAAATCAGCACTGATATTTATTATGTGGGGAAAGATCGCTGGAATCCGAAAGGAGCATCTCATCTGGCAATAGTGGGACCAGAATCTGCATGGAATAATTTGAAGTTTAAGAATACAGAAAATGGTGGAGAAAAAAATAATTCTTTTCTATTGATCGTTGAAATTGAGAATAGTGAGATACATTGGTCGGAACCTCAAGATCTTGAGCTCGATCAGATTGAAGAGAGTAAAACGAGGAAACCTTTAATTAAAGGAGTAGGAATCAAATTTAAAAATGGCAGACTGATAATAGAAGAAACGTATCACTTTCTTGATTTGAAAGAATTAAAAAAACAGGCCACCTTTAAAAAAACAATTTTGAAACCTTCTCAAAAAAATAGACTCGACCGAGAAAAAAACGTTCCAGAGCAGCAAAATATTGAAGTCTTATAA
- a CDS encoding VOC family protein, whose amino-acid sequence MKLGYMLFYVRDVEKTLEFFETAFGLERKFLSVEGDKGYCELNTGTTVLGFVSYSQAKSAGINFIEPQSEGPAQAVEIGFVTDDVATAYEKAVKNGATPVAPPAEKPWGQTVSYVRDINGFLVEICSEVTK is encoded by the coding sequence ATGAAACTCGGATATATGCTGTTCTACGTTAGGGATGTCGAGAAAACACTGGAATTTTTCGAGACGGCATTTGGACTTGAAAGAAAGTTCTTAAGTGTCGAGGGGGACAAAGGATACTGTGAGTTGAACACTGGCACTACAGTGCTGGGATTTGTGTCTTATTCCCAGGCAAAGTCTGCGGGGATCAACTTTATTGAGCCTCAATCGGAAGGACCGGCGCAGGCCGTTGAAATCGGTTTTGTCACAGATGACGTAGCAACTGCCTACGAAAAAGCGGTCAAGAACGGAGCCACGCCTGTGGCCCCACCGGCAGAAAAGCCGTGGGGACAAACGGTATCTTATGTCCGTGATATCAATGGCTTTTTGGTCGAAATCTGCTCCGAAGTAACCAAGTAG
- a CDS encoding DUF1559 domain-containing protein, translating into MEQERPSKKRRGFTLIELLVVIAIIAILIALLLPAVQQAREAARRSTCKNQLKQLGLALHNYHDTHSVFPPGQVASGDCGSSPNPPLTAMNMNGLVLLLPYLDQAALYSNLDFNLAFDDYSSSGIPLSGGNATTNANQVNRVMTIFSCPTDPGPGGSSTSTTYNLPGGTPEHRTNYDFISIRLHTECNKWATRSLTTRFMFEDGSKCRIRDIKDGASNTAMMTETRKSCCGNGNNASWAGRGWVQIGLSLGQSPPNNTIRSGIDFKPRLGDWGWTGSWHVGGLHVLMADGAVIFLSENSDVSIRRNLDRIADGNVLGEFR; encoded by the coding sequence ATGGAACAGGAACGACCTTCAAAAAAACGAAGAGGATTTACCCTCATTGAATTACTTGTGGTGATTGCGATCATTGCCATTTTGATTGCCCTCTTACTTCCCGCGGTTCAGCAGGCACGTGAAGCAGCCAGACGAAGTACCTGTAAAAACCAATTAAAACAGCTGGGATTAGCACTCCATAATTACCACGACACGCACAGTGTCTTCCCTCCAGGCCAAGTAGCAAGTGGGGATTGTGGTTCAAGTCCCAACCCACCACTCACTGCAATGAACATGAATGGGTTAGTTTTACTTCTTCCTTACTTAGATCAGGCAGCACTTTACTCTAATCTGGATTTCAATCTCGCCTTTGATGATTATTCTTCAAGTGGTATCCCGCTTTCGGGAGGCAATGCAACCACAAATGCCAACCAGGTGAATCGAGTCATGACCATCTTTAGTTGTCCTACTGATCCAGGCCCTGGAGGTTCATCCACAAGTACTACTTATAATTTACCTGGTGGAACTCCGGAACATAGAACAAATTATGATTTTATTTCTATCAGACTACATACAGAATGTAATAAATGGGCAACACGATCACTCACAACCAGATTCATGTTTGAAGATGGTAGTAAATGTCGTATTCGAGATATTAAGGATGGAGCAAGTAACACAGCCATGATGACTGAAACCAGAAAATCATGTTGTGGTAATGGAAATAATGCGAGTTGGGCCGGTCGTGGTTGGGTACAAATCGGACTCTCATTGGGACAATCACCACCAAACAATACCATTCGTAGTGGAATTGATTTTAAACCACGTTTGGGTGACTGGGGTTGGACAGGCAGTTGGCACGTCGGTGGATTGCACGTATTAATGGCAGATGGCGCAGTGATTTTTCTCAGTGAAAATAGCGATGTCAGTATTCGAAGGAATCTTGATCGAATTGCTGATGGAAATGTTCTCGGCGAATTCCGCTAA
- a CDS encoding AraC family transcriptional regulator: MTHTPGNNLASIDVTILSALFDSAPDVAFFVKDAAGRYVTVNESLVNRHGLNSKADAIGKRPRDLCQGNFGNVPSEQDEEVLRTGQPLLEHLEMQWNSRHEPVWCVTTKLPIPNGEGQIVGIIGFSRDVRVPVQTEEIPEGFARVLDDFERSLSNGVTPSTLAEKSDLTPQQLTRFTKRIFGLTPTQLITRIRIAAASRMLRDTNKTVAEIAVACGFYDHSAFTRAFRNATSVTPSAFRNQE; the protein is encoded by the coding sequence ATGACGCACACACCTGGAAACAATCTTGCCTCCATCGATGTGACCATTCTATCAGCTCTTTTTGATTCTGCCCCCGATGTCGCCTTCTTTGTAAAAGATGCCGCCGGTCGCTATGTAACGGTAAACGAATCGTTGGTGAATCGTCATGGGCTAAATAGCAAGGCTGACGCCATTGGAAAGAGGCCCCGTGATCTCTGTCAGGGCAACTTCGGAAATGTTCCTTCTGAACAGGATGAGGAAGTGCTGCGGACCGGTCAACCGTTGCTTGAGCATCTCGAAATGCAGTGGAACAGTCGGCACGAACCGGTTTGGTGCGTGACAACCAAGTTACCGATTCCGAATGGCGAGGGCCAAATTGTCGGCATCATAGGGTTTTCACGTGATGTCCGCGTACCCGTGCAAACTGAAGAAATTCCGGAAGGTTTTGCGCGGGTATTGGATGATTTTGAAAGATCGCTATCCAATGGAGTCACACCCTCTACACTGGCTGAGAAGTCAGACCTGACTCCACAGCAACTCACACGATTTACAAAGCGAATTTTTGGACTGACCCCGACTCAACTCATCACCAGAATTCGAATTGCCGCCGCTTCGCGAATGCTGCGTGACACAAACAAAACCGTTGCTGAGATCGCAGTCGCTTGCGGCTTCTACGATCACAGCGCATTTACTCGAGCCTTCAGAAACGCGACCAGTGTGACTCCTTCCGCGTTCAGGAATCAGGAATAG
- a CDS encoding S9 family peptidase, giving the protein MNYFFTFTILSVAVVIQVVAGIAEGQTQTPRWQEGASERLRAIYDRGEFRAPKVEAEWLPDSSGYKLRETDPDTKKRVVALYDVRSGARSIVDNAKPEKLRSPDGRRILETHNRKIFVSDVDRNQRTLLTEDVGDRDISFRDLRWSPSGKYVSFVEIDRTEVRQRSVLVPGDPTYPRVAQNRFARVGGKLNSLRVGIADSAGEKVRWLPIEVPEEGFYLGQVDWIGNSDELLIEKMSRFRDKREFWIASVDGELTRIYGEVNDAWAIGSHRINSGARWIRDGEAFIFISEKDGWRHAWLCSRDGKQETKLTHGEFDLINRAHVDEAGGWYYFYASPDNATQKYLYRVPLDGTGNLERISPKDQPGTHDYEISPDAKWAIHTYSRLNTPPSVEVVELPEHKVIRVINENSQLRTKMKQMVPRPSEFVQIDIGDGVVMDAVITKPSDFDESKKYPLFVYVYGEPYLQTVLDKWGAAQIDFHRVVADTGYIVVSIDNRGTAAPKGAAWRRSVFGSLGPLSTEDQAAALKKLAEMEPYIDLNRVGIWGWSGGGSNTLNAMFRKPDVYHVGIAVVPKPQPWLYNAWFQEIYMRTREVNPEGYKRSAPINFAEGLKGKLLIVTGSGETNTHIQIIEGLVDRLIELGKPFDYMVYPNRDHGLREGPGSVVHVRMLILRHLIENLPRGPR; this is encoded by the coding sequence ATGAATTATTTCTTTACTTTTACCATTCTTTCCGTGGCAGTTGTAATCCAGGTTGTCGCTGGAATCGCCGAAGGTCAGACTCAAACTCCAAGGTGGCAGGAGGGAGCCAGTGAGCGACTCCGCGCCATTTATGATCGCGGCGAATTTCGCGCTCCGAAAGTCGAGGCCGAGTGGCTTCCCGATAGTTCCGGATACAAGCTGCGCGAAACAGATCCGGACACGAAAAAACGCGTTGTGGCTCTCTATGATGTTCGCTCCGGAGCACGCAGCATTGTCGACAATGCAAAGCCGGAAAAGTTACGATCCCCGGACGGCCGACGCATCCTGGAAACACACAATCGAAAAATCTTCGTGAGTGACGTCGATCGCAATCAACGAACACTGCTAACAGAGGACGTCGGCGATCGCGACATTTCTTTTCGCGATCTTCGCTGGAGTCCGAGTGGCAAATACGTTTCGTTTGTTGAGATTGACCGAACTGAAGTCAGGCAACGATCTGTTCTGGTGCCCGGTGATCCGACATATCCACGTGTCGCTCAAAATCGATTTGCTAGAGTGGGCGGCAAACTGAATTCACTTCGCGTTGGAATCGCTGACTCAGCCGGCGAAAAAGTCCGTTGGCTGCCAATCGAAGTTCCCGAGGAGGGTTTCTATCTAGGCCAAGTCGATTGGATTGGCAATTCCGACGAATTGTTGATTGAAAAGATGAGTCGTTTCCGTGATAAACGTGAATTCTGGATCGCTTCAGTCGATGGAGAACTCACTCGGATCTACGGCGAAGTCAACGATGCCTGGGCCATCGGCAGCCATAGGATTAATTCCGGGGCGAGATGGATTCGTGATGGCGAAGCGTTCATTTTTATCAGCGAGAAGGACGGCTGGCGACACGCGTGGCTGTGTTCGCGTGATGGAAAGCAGGAAACAAAACTCACACACGGTGAATTTGATCTGATCAATCGGGCTCACGTCGATGAGGCTGGCGGTTGGTATTACTTCTACGCCTCACCCGACAATGCGACACAGAAGTATCTCTACCGAGTCCCACTGGACGGTACTGGAAATTTGGAACGAATTTCACCAAAGGATCAGCCGGGCACGCACGACTATGAAATTTCGCCTGATGCGAAATGGGCCATTCATACCTATTCCCGTTTGAATACGCCGCCCAGTGTCGAGGTGGTCGAATTACCCGAACACAAGGTCATTCGCGTCATCAATGAGAATAGCCAACTGCGGACAAAGATGAAGCAAATGGTGCCACGACCGTCCGAATTTGTTCAGATCGATATCGGCGACGGTGTGGTCATGGACGCAGTGATCACGAAGCCAAGTGATTTTGACGAATCGAAAAAGTACCCCCTCTTCGTCTACGTTTATGGCGAACCTTATTTGCAGACGGTTCTCGATAAGTGGGGTGCTGCGCAGATTGATTTTCACCGCGTCGTCGCGGACACCGGATACATTGTAGTCTCTATCGACAACCGCGGCACGGCAGCACCAAAAGGTGCCGCGTGGCGACGTTCTGTATTTGGTAGTCTGGGCCCGCTGTCCACTGAAGATCAGGCTGCCGCTCTGAAGAAGCTTGCGGAAATGGAACCGTACATCGATTTGAATCGAGTCGGTATCTGGGGTTGGAGCGGGGGCGGCTCCAACACGTTAAACGCCATGTTTCGCAAGCCGGATGTCTACCACGTGGGCATCGCAGTCGTACCCAAGCCACAACCGTGGCTCTACAACGCCTGGTTCCAGGAAATCTATATGCGGACTCGCGAAGTTAACCCGGAAGGCTACAAGCGATCCGCACCTATCAACTTCGCCGAAGGCCTGAAGGGCAAGCTGTTGATCGTCACCGGATCAGGCGAAACGAACACTCACATTCAAATCATCGAAGGGCTCGTTGATCGGCTAATCGAACTTGGCAAGCCATTCGACTATATGGTGTATCCCAACCGCGACCACGGTCTTCGTGAAGGACCAGGGTCTGTCGTGCATGTGCGAATGCTGATCCTCCGACATCTGATCGAAAATTTACCGCGTGGCCCGCGATAA